A portion of the Pseudomonas koreensis genome contains these proteins:
- the rnk gene encoding nucleoside diphosphate kinase regulator, translating into MTAPSITLTRLDVQRLERLIDSLSDKDQAAPGVIALQTELDRADTVVGHDEVPADVVTMNSRVHCREEGSGKDYHLTLVYPKDANADEGKISILAPVGSALLGLKVGQHIDWPAPGGKSLKLTLLEVESQPVNGGAFPE; encoded by the coding sequence ATGACCGCACCTTCCATCACCCTTACCCGTCTGGACGTGCAACGTCTGGAGCGCCTGATCGACAGCCTGAGCGACAAAGATCAGGCTGCGCCGGGCGTGATTGCGCTGCAAACCGAGCTGGACCGCGCCGATACCGTGGTCGGCCACGATGAAGTGCCCGCCGATGTCGTGACCATGAATTCCCGTGTGCATTGCCGCGAAGAAGGCAGTGGCAAGGATTACCACCTGACGCTGGTCTACCCCAAGGACGCCAACGCCGACGAAGGCAAGATTTCCATTCTGGCCCCGGTCGGCAGTGCACTGCTGGGCCTGAAAGTCGGTCAGCACATCGACTGGCCGGCGCCGGGCGGCAAGTCGCTGAAACTGACCTTGCTGGAAGTGGAATCGCAACCGGTCAACGGCGGCGCCTTTCCCGAATAA
- the lysA gene encoding diaminopimelate decarboxylase, which produces MDAFNYRGGELFAEGVALSAIADRFGTPTYVYSRAHIEAQYLAYADALAGMPHLVCFAVKANSNLGVLNVLARLGAGFDIVSRGELERVLAAGGSADKIVFSGVGKTRDDMRRALEVGVHCFNVESTDELERLQLVAAELGVRAPVSLRVNPDVDAGTHPYISTGLKENKFGIAIADAEDVYVRAAHLPNLEVVGVDCHIGSQLTTLPPFIDALDRLLDLVDRLGDCGIHLRHIDLGGGLGVRYRDEEPPLAADYIKAVRERLDGRDLALVFEPGRFIVANGGVLLTQVEYLKHTEHKDFAIVDAAMNDLIRPALYQAWMDVTAVKPRDSAARKYDIVGPICETGDFLAKDRELALEEGDLLAVHSAGAYGFVMSSNYNTRGRAAEVLVDGDQVFEVRRRETVAELFAGESLLPE; this is translated from the coding sequence ATGGACGCTTTTAACTACCGTGGCGGGGAGCTGTTCGCGGAAGGTGTGGCGCTGTCCGCCATCGCCGACCGCTTCGGCACGCCCACTTATGTCTATTCGCGCGCGCACATCGAAGCGCAATATCTGGCCTACGCCGATGCCTTGGCCGGCATGCCGCATCTGGTGTGCTTCGCGGTCAAAGCCAATTCCAACCTCGGCGTACTCAATGTCCTGGCCCGTCTCGGCGCCGGTTTCGACATCGTTTCCCGTGGTGAGCTGGAACGCGTACTGGCCGCTGGCGGCAGCGCCGACAAGATCGTCTTCTCCGGCGTCGGCAAGACCCGTGACGACATGCGTCGCGCCCTCGAAGTCGGCGTGCACTGCTTCAACGTCGAATCCACCGACGAGCTCGAGCGCCTGCAACTGGTCGCCGCCGAGCTGGGCGTTCGCGCCCCGGTTTCGCTGCGCGTGAACCCGGACGTCGATGCCGGCACCCACCCGTACATTTCCACCGGTCTCAAAGAAAACAAGTTCGGCATCGCCATTGCCGACGCCGAAGACGTGTACGTGCGTGCCGCGCATCTGCCGAACCTGGAAGTGGTCGGCGTCGACTGCCACATCGGTTCGCAACTGACCACGCTGCCGCCGTTCATCGATGCACTGGATCGCTTGCTGGATCTGGTCGATCGCTTGGGCGATTGCGGCATTCACCTGCGCCACATCGATCTCGGTGGCGGCCTGGGCGTGCGTTATCGCGATGAAGAGCCGCCGCTGGCTGCCGACTACATCAAAGCCGTGCGCGAACGTCTCGACGGGCGTGATCTGGCGCTGGTGTTCGAGCCGGGCCGCTTCATCGTCGCCAATGGCGGCGTGCTGCTGACGCAGGTCGAGTACCTCAAGCACACCGAGCACAAGGATTTCGCCATCGTCGATGCGGCAATGAACGACCTCATCCGCCCGGCGCTGTATCAGGCGTGGATGGACGTCACGGCGGTGAAACCGCGCGACAGCGCTGCACGCAAGTACGACATCGTCGGGCCGATCTGCGAAACCGGTGACTTCCTCGCCAAGGACCGTGAACTGGCGCTGGAAGAAGGCGACTTGCTGGCGGTGCATTCGGCCGGAGCCTACGGTTTCGTCATGAGCTCCAACTACAACACTCGCGGCCGTGCCGCCGAGGTGCTGGTGGATGGTGATCAGGTTTTTGAAGTGCGTCGCCGCGAAACCGTGGCCGAGCTATTTGCCGGCGAAAGCCTGCTGCCGGAGTAA
- a CDS encoding class I adenylate cyclase codes for MTRTHEIRPDLDEGIDRKVLSQLRARFLKLNEGRLGRALEGLSTRQQSVLTLLPLFFHVNHPLLPGYVSGSTPAGLSNYEPDTNALTEAQRLTRSFSYKPRHGSNPPRPIHGLFLMGSLGTLAQADQSDMDVWVCHAPDLSESELAELTRKCQLLETWAASQGAEAHFFLIDPARFIKGERDSQLSSENCGSTQHYLLLDEFYRTAIWLAGRTPIWWLVPVYEETAYDDYTHTLLSKRFIRADETLDLGPLATIPPGEFIGAGLWQLFKGIESPYKSVLKLLLTEVYASEHPQVQCLSLRFKNAVFANQLDLDELDPYMVVYRRIEEYLIARNEPERLELVRRALYLKVNRKLTGNSRSQGWQRALLERLASEWHWDQRQLALLDSRSQWKVRQVSAERRALVNELNYSYRFLTQFARSEQTVSLINKRDLNVLGRRLYAAFERKADKVEFINPGIAPDLAEDTLTLVQSPNKKEPGQTQWGLYNGSLTALEWENFAPIKRSRELLELLTWCHRNGVIDSSTRLALHPGTSDLSEFELFNLLGSLQQCIALPLPTLAEEPLLRAAVPSEVLMLINVGVDPLKHHRDLNILMTTERTDSLSYAGVRENLVLTLDQVTLNSWNEVLVNRFDGPHALLDCLRDYLNNLPRGPVQPSLKVRCFCHNRAQFIARRVEEIVDTAQTLLLSALNHRYLIQVQQHYHVLELVPGQVNHVALATLPALLDYLGEEQPRYSPLHLDPMALEDHDLALILPMGQPECIQVFYRISEQQAELYVLDEFNALWHQQLPYHDEQSLLVPLQRFLQSIQYRREAQLPMDGGPASSPETLYYQLSGPGRSRRVETRPAPQTPVNKPFYDVQAIIGKAAPGEVQVTLYCNQREFSELEHGDQLFSVVAREIVEQRRETERYRCYITDLDLSGLLGDGHSSSNLYLRYKADLERSLNDALEQV; via the coding sequence ATGACGCGCACCCACGAAATCCGCCCCGACCTGGACGAAGGCATCGACCGCAAGGTACTCAGCCAACTGCGCGCACGTTTTCTCAAACTCAATGAAGGCCGCCTCGGCCGCGCCCTTGAAGGCTTGTCGACGCGCCAGCAAAGCGTGCTGACGCTGTTGCCGCTGTTCTTCCACGTCAATCATCCGCTGCTGCCGGGCTATGTCTCGGGCAGTACGCCGGCCGGCTTGTCCAACTATGAGCCGGACACCAATGCGCTGACCGAGGCGCAGCGCCTGACCCGCTCGTTCTCCTACAAACCGCGACATGGCAGTAACCCGCCGCGGCCGATTCACGGCCTGTTCCTGATGGGCAGCCTCGGCACGCTGGCCCAGGCCGATCAGAGCGACATGGACGTGTGGGTCTGCCATGCGCCCGATCTGAGCGAAAGCGAACTCGCAGAGCTGACCAGGAAATGCCAGTTGCTGGAAACCTGGGCCGCGAGCCAGGGCGCCGAGGCGCATTTCTTCCTGATCGACCCAGCTCGATTCATCAAGGGGGAACGAGACTCCCAGCTCAGTTCGGAAAACTGCGGCAGCACCCAGCACTATCTGCTGCTCGACGAGTTTTATCGTACGGCGATCTGGCTGGCCGGGCGCACGCCGATCTGGTGGCTGGTGCCGGTTTACGAAGAAACGGCCTACGACGATTACACCCATACCCTGCTGTCCAAACGCTTTATTCGTGCAGACGAAACCCTGGATCTCGGCCCGCTGGCGACAATTCCGCCCGGAGAATTCATCGGTGCCGGGTTGTGGCAGTTGTTCAAAGGCATCGAGTCACCCTACAAGTCGGTGCTCAAGCTGCTGCTGACCGAGGTGTACGCCAGCGAACACCCGCAGGTGCAGTGCCTGAGTCTGCGCTTCAAGAACGCCGTGTTCGCCAACCAGCTCGATCTCGATGAGCTGGACCCGTACATGGTCGTGTATCGGCGTATCGAGGAATACCTCATCGCCCGCAACGAGCCGGAACGCCTGGAGCTGGTGCGTCGCGCGTTGTATCTGAAGGTCAACCGCAAACTCACCGGCAACAGCCGCAGCCAGGGCTGGCAACGCGCACTGCTCGAACGCCTGGCCAGCGAGTGGCACTGGGATCAGCGGCAACTGGCGCTGCTCGACAGTCGCAGTCAGTGGAAAGTCCGCCAGGTCAGCGCCGAGCGCCGCGCGCTGGTCAACGAACTCAATTACAGCTATCGCTTCCTGACCCAGTTCGCCCGCAGCGAACAGACCGTCAGCCTGATCAACAAGCGCGACCTCAATGTCCTCGGCCGGCGCCTTTATGCGGCGTTCGAGCGCAAGGCCGACAAGGTCGAGTTCATCAACCCCGGCATCGCCCCGGATCTGGCCGAAGACACCCTGACCCTGGTGCAGTCGCCCAACAAAAAAGAGCCGGGGCAGACCCAGTGGGGCCTGTACAACGGTAGCCTGACGGCGCTGGAGTGGGAAAACTTTGCGCCGATCAAACGCAGTCGCGAACTGCTTGAACTGCTGACCTGGTGCCACCGCAACGGCGTGATCGACAGCAGCACCCGTCTGGCCCTCCACCCCGGTACCAGCGACCTGAGCGAGTTCGAGCTGTTCAACCTGCTCGGCAGCCTGCAGCAGTGCATCGCCCTGCCGTTGCCCACGCTGGCCGAAGAGCCCTTGCTGCGTGCCGCTGTGCCCAGCGAAGTGCTGATGTTGATCAACGTCGGCGTCGACCCGCTCAAGCATCATCGCGATCTGAACATCCTGATGACCACCGAGCGCACCGACTCGTTGAGCTATGCCGGCGTGCGCGAAAACCTCGTACTGACCCTCGATCAGGTCACGCTCAACAGCTGGAACGAAGTGCTGGTCAATCGTTTCGACGGCCCGCACGCACTGCTCGATTGCTTGCGCGATTACCTCAACAATCTGCCGCGCGGCCCGGTGCAGCCATCGCTGAAGGTGCGCTGCTTCTGCCACAACCGCGCGCAATTCATTGCCCGCCGCGTCGAAGAAATCGTCGATACCGCGCAGACCCTGTTGCTCAGCGCCTTGAATCACCGCTACCTGATCCAGGTGCAGCAGCACTATCACGTGCTGGAGCTGGTGCCGGGCCAGGTCAACCATGTCGCCCTTGCCACCCTGCCGGCACTGCTCGATTATCTGGGCGAAGAACAACCGCGCTACAGCCCACTGCACCTGGACCCGATGGCACTCGAGGATCACGACCTGGCGCTGATTCTGCCGATGGGTCAGCCCGAATGCATTCAGGTGTTCTATCGCATCAGCGAACAGCAGGCCGAGCTGTACGTGTTGGATGAATTCAATGCCTTGTGGCACCAGCAGTTGCCGTACCACGACGAACAGAGCCTGCTGGTGCCGTTGCAGCGTTTTCTGCAATCGATCCAGTACCGCCGTGAAGCCCAATTGCCGATGGACGGTGGTCCGGCGAGCAGTCCCGAGACTTTGTATTACCAGCTGTCAGGCCCGGGACGCTCACGCAGGGTCGAAACCCGCCCGGCACCGCAGACGCCAGTGAACAAACCGTTCTACGACGTGCAGGCGATCATCGGCAAAGCCGCGCCCGGCGAAGTGCAGGTGACCCTGTATTGCAATCAGCGGGAATTCAGCGAACTGGAACATGGCGACCAGCTGTTCAGCGTGGTCGCCCGGGAGATCGTCGAGCAGCGCCGCGAGACCGAGCGCTATCGCTGCTACATCACCGACCTCGACCTGTCGGGTCTGCTCGGTGACGGGCACAGTTCAAGCAATCTGTATCTGCGCTACAAGGCGGACCTGGAGCGCTCTTTGAACGACGCGCTCGAACAGGTTTGA
- the dapF gene encoding diaminopimelate epimerase — protein MLLRFTKMHGLGNDFMVLDLVSQHAHIQPKHAKQWGDRHTGIGFDQLLIVEAPSNPDVDFRYRIFNSDGSEVEQCGNGARCFARFVLDKRLTAKRQIRVETKGGIIELDVRNDGQIGVNMGAPRLVPADIPFQAPAQASSYQLEVDGTTVELAAVSMGNPHAVIRVDDINSAPVHELGPKIEHHPRFPARVNVGFLQVIDRHRAQLRVWERGAGETQACGTGACAAAVAAISQGWMDSPLLIDLPGGRLSIEWAGPGEPVLMTGPAVRVYEGQVRL, from the coding sequence ATGCTGCTGCGTTTTACCAAAATGCACGGCCTGGGCAACGACTTCATGGTCCTCGACCTGGTCAGCCAGCACGCGCACATTCAGCCCAAACACGCCAAGCAATGGGGCGACCGCCACACCGGTATCGGTTTCGACCAGTTGCTGATCGTCGAAGCGCCGAGCAACCCGGACGTGGATTTCCGCTACCGGATCTTCAACTCCGACGGTTCGGAAGTGGAACAATGCGGCAACGGTGCGCGCTGCTTCGCCCGCTTCGTGCTCGACAAGCGCCTGACCGCCAAGCGGCAGATCCGTGTCGAGACCAAGGGCGGCATCATCGAACTGGACGTGCGTAACGACGGCCAGATCGGCGTGAACATGGGTGCGCCGCGCCTGGTACCGGCGGACATTCCGTTCCAGGCGCCGGCCCAGGCCAGCAGCTATCAGCTGGAAGTCGACGGCACTACGGTCGAGCTGGCTGCCGTGTCGATGGGCAATCCCCATGCGGTCATTCGCGTGGATGACATCAACAGCGCGCCGGTGCATGAATTGGGGCCGAAGATCGAACACCATCCGCGCTTCCCGGCGCGGGTCAATGTCGGTTTCCTTCAGGTCATCGACCGCCACCGCGCGCAACTGCGCGTGTGGGAACGCGGCGCCGGGGAAACCCAGGCCTGCGGCACCGGCGCCTGTGCGGCGGCGGTGGCGGCCATCAGTCAGGGGTGGATGGATTCGCCGCTGTTGATCGACCTGCCCGGCGGGCGTCTGTCCATCGAGTGGGCCGGCCCGGGCGAACCGGTATTGATGACCGGTCCGGCAGTGCGTGTATACGAAGGACAAGTGCGTCTTTGA
- the xerC gene encoding tyrosine recombinase XerC produces MERQLDAYCEHLRSERQVSPHTLSAYRRDLDKVLGWCIKQNIGSWAALDIQRLRSLIARLHAQGQSSRSLARLLSAVRGLYHYLNREGLCDHDPATGLAPPKGERRLPKTLDTDRALQLLEGAVEDDFLARRDQAILELLYSSGLRLSELTGLNLDQLDLADGMVQVLGKGSKTRLLPVGKKAREALEQWLPLRAMTNPADDAVFVSQQGRRLGPRAIQVRVKLAGERELGQNLHPHMLRHSFASHLLESSQDLRAVQELLGHSDIKTTQIYTHLDFQHLAAVYDSAHPRAKRMKGDDS; encoded by the coding sequence GTGGAACGACAACTGGACGCTTACTGCGAACACCTGCGCAGTGAGCGACAGGTGTCGCCGCACACCCTGTCGGCTTATCGCCGCGACCTCGATAAAGTCCTCGGCTGGTGCATCAAGCAGAACATCGGCAGCTGGGCTGCGCTGGACATCCAGCGCCTGCGCAGCCTGATCGCCCGGTTGCATGCGCAAGGCCAGTCCTCGCGCAGCCTCGCCCGCCTGCTCTCGGCAGTGCGTGGGCTCTATCACTATCTGAATCGCGAAGGCTTGTGCGACCACGACCCGGCCACCGGTCTGGCACCGCCGAAAGGCGAACGGCGCCTGCCGAAAACCCTCGACACTGACCGCGCCCTGCAACTGCTGGAAGGTGCGGTCGAGGACGATTTTCTCGCCCGGCGCGATCAGGCAATTCTGGAACTGCTCTATTCATCAGGCCTGCGCCTGTCCGAGCTGACCGGGCTCAATCTCGATCAGCTCGACCTCGCCGACGGAATGGTTCAGGTGCTGGGCAAGGGCAGCAAGACCCGTCTGCTGCCTGTGGGGAAAAAGGCCCGTGAAGCCCTCGAACAATGGCTGCCGCTACGCGCCATGACCAATCCTGCCGACGATGCGGTTTTTGTCAGCCAGCAAGGCCGACGCCTTGGCCCGCGTGCAATTCAGGTGCGGGTCAAACTCGCTGGCGAGCGAGAGCTGGGGCAGAACCTGCATCCGCACATGCTCAGGCACTCGTTCGCCAGCCATTTGCTGGAGTCTTCCCAGGACCTGCGCGCGGTGCAGGAATTGCTCGGTCACTCCGATATCAAGACCACCCAGATCTACACCCATTTGGACTTCCAGCACCTGGCGGCGGTCTACGACAGCGCCCATCCCCGGGCCAAACGCATGAAAGGCGATGATTCATGA
- the cyaY gene encoding iron donor protein CyaY: MSLSEARFHDLVDETQEKLEDIFDESDLDIDLESSAGVLTVKFENGSQLIFSRQEPLRQLWLAAVSGGFHFDYDEESGRWMCDKSEEQLGEMLERIVKQQADAEFDFEGL, translated from the coding sequence ATGAGTTTGTCCGAAGCCCGTTTCCACGATCTGGTCGATGAAACCCAGGAAAAACTGGAAGACATATTTGACGAAAGCGATCTGGACATCGATCTGGAAAGCTCTGCCGGCGTGCTGACGGTCAAATTCGAAAACGGCAGCCAGTTGATCTTCAGCCGCCAGGAACCCTTGCGGCAGCTGTGGCTGGCGGCGGTGTCCGGTGGCTTCCATTTCGACTACGACGAAGAAAGCGGGCGCTGGATGTGCGACAAGAGCGAAGAGCAGTTGGGCGAAATGCTCGAACGCATCGTCAAGCAGCAGGCTGACGCCGAATTCGATTTCGAAGGTCTGTGA
- a CDS encoding DUF484 family protein: MTDKPQVPARPVDESASESLEAAAVAAYLEAHPDFFVEHEELLPSLRIPHRRGDTVSLVERQMTILRDRNIEMRHRLSHLMDVARDNDRLFEKTRRLILALMDASTLEDVVISVEDSLRQDFQVPFVSLILLGDNPAPVGRWVTHADAQTAIGGLLTEGKSVSGSLREHELDFLFGEEQRQQIGSTAVVAVSHQGIHGILAIASRDPQHYKSSVGTLFLSYIAEVMGRVLPRVNSSLRSVR, encoded by the coding sequence ATGACCGACAAGCCCCAGGTACCCGCCCGACCAGTCGACGAATCAGCGTCCGAGAGCCTCGAGGCAGCCGCGGTTGCCGCCTACCTGGAGGCTCATCCGGACTTCTTCGTCGAGCACGAAGAGCTGCTGCCGTCGTTGCGCATCCCGCACCGACGCGGCGACACCGTGTCGCTGGTCGAGCGCCAGATGACCATCCTGCGCGATCGCAACATCGAGATGCGCCATCGACTTTCGCATCTGATGGACGTGGCCCGCGACAACGATCGGCTGTTCGAAAAAACCCGGCGCCTGATCCTCGCGCTGATGGATGCCTCGACCCTGGAAGACGTGGTGATCAGTGTTGAAGACAGCCTGCGTCAGGATTTCCAGGTGCCTTTTGTCAGCCTGATCCTGCTCGGTGACAACCCGGCACCGGTCGGCCGCTGGGTAACCCACGCCGACGCGCAAACCGCGATCGGCGGCCTGCTCACCGAAGGCAAAAGCGTCAGCGGCAGCCTGCGTGAACATGAGCTGGATTTCCTCTTCGGCGAAGAACAGCGCCAGCAGATCGGCTCGACCGCCGTGGTTGCCGTCAGCCATCAAGGCATCCACGGCATTCTGGCCATCGCCAGCCGCGATCCGCAGCACTACAAGAGCTCGGTCGGCACCCTGTTCCTGAGCTACATCGCCGAGGTCATGGGCCGCGTGCTGCCACGGGTCAACAGCTCGCTGCGCTCGGTACGCTGA
- the lptM gene encoding LPS translocon maturation chaperone LptM — MKRLISSLAALVAVACLVSACGQKGPLYLPDDDQDPAEQAQSSQKQPSKAHKHDVY, encoded by the coding sequence ATGAAGCGCCTGATCTCTTCCCTTGCTGCGCTCGTCGCGGTTGCCTGCCTCGTTTCGGCCTGTGGTCAAAAAGGCCCGCTGTACCTGCCGGATGACGATCAGGACCCGGCCGAACAAGCCCAGTCTTCGCAAAAGCAGCCATCCAAGGCTCACAAGCACGACGTTTACTAA
- a CDS encoding DUF1289 domain-containing protein has product MTDAAPVRPPKPLYSNVSPAVPSPCTGVCRLDEQKVCLGCARHVEDIREWRSADDQRRRVIVAQASQRKQSSGA; this is encoded by the coding sequence GTGACGGATGCAGCGCCTGTTCGCCCGCCGAAACCGCTTTACAGCAACGTCAGCCCGGCGGTGCCTTCGCCGTGCACGGGCGTCTGTCGACTGGACGAACAGAAAGTCTGTCTCGGCTGTGCACGTCACGTCGAAGACATTCGCGAATGGCGCTCGGCGGATGATCAGCGGCGTCGGGTCATCGTCGCCCAGGCGTCACAGCGCAAGCAGTCCAGTGGGGCGTGA